The DNA region TCAGCCAGTTAAGTTCGGCATCGTCGTGATCTGTCGGTACCACCATCTTCACAGTCTTTGGCTGGGAAACCGTAGAAATCCTGCTGACTTCGGTTTCTGACAATTTACAAGCGTGCAAAAACGGAACGTCAGGAATGGTATCGTAGATAGCTTTATAGGGCACTAAACACACCGCCAGACTTTCCTGTAAATAAGTAAACAGGGACGAAGTGCTGCTAATGTTAATCTCAATGTTTAGTGCAATATCATTACGATGACACCAGTCTTCAAACGGACAAGTTGCAGAAGGGTTACAACCTTGATCAGTTTTTACATAGGGATATTTAGCGATAGATTCCAAGGTAATTTCCTGTTGTAACAATGGATGAGTGTTACTACAGATAAGATATAGATCCGTTAGCGGTTTAACTGGCTCAATCTCATATTCGTTTTCAAGCAGTTTCATCGAATCTTTTAGGCTATCACAGCAAACACCCATGGTAATTTCACCATCCATAATTCCCTGTAGTGTGTTGTTATTCCACGGTACAATATTCAGGTGTAACTGTTTATCTTCAATGCGAATGGATTGCATTAACGCTTTGGGATATAAATAGGTGACTAAATCTGGAACGGCAACTTCAAACCAGCGCTCATTATTTTGTTTATTCGTCGCAAGGTTATTAAAACTGTGAGCATGATCTACTATTTCTTTTGCAATGGGGTAGATCTGCTTGGCATATTCGTTAGGGATTAAGCCATATTTTTTTCTATAAAATAGTTCATTGCCAAAAATGGTTCTTATGTTTCTTAAACAACGGCTTATTTTAGACTGTGGTACATTAAGGATCTTTGAAACATGGGTAGCTGACTTGTTTTCACATAACCCAACAATGATCATCAAACTCAGCATGTCGAGTTTTTCAAAATCTATGTGTTTCATTGTTAGTACTCCTTTTATGGAATTTTCTATTGCAATTAGTTTAATGAAAAAAATGAAAAATAGAAAATCCAAAAGCTGTGCCAAATCACATTTAAAAATGTATTTCATTTGGACTTTATAAATTTAAGACTTAAGTTTATTTTCATGTTTCAAAAAATGCAATTTACATAATTAGATATCTGTTTTTTAGTAACTATATTTCCTATTGTTTATTTTTACAAAACGGTAATCAAGTTGATCTCTTGGTTTTGCTATTTACTAGTATGTCTGGCAGCTCTGTGTGATTCGGATCACTAATATACTTGCGCTTTCTGCCAATAATTTAATTGCGAAATAATCGCTAATAAATAAATAAAATATGATAGTTGGAGGTAAATATGAGCACCGCATCTGTATATCTCAGTTACGCGTTTGTTTATTTTGTATTGTTCATCGCAGTTCCTTTTATCGCAGTTACTTTTGTGATGACTTGCATTAAGTTTTTCAAGTCAGAAACTGCTGCACCAATACATGCAAAAATTAAAGATCGTCTGTTCGATAACGAAAGCTTAGGCTTTCTGAAGTCTCTGAAAAGTCTGACTAAAGGTGAGTATGAAATCTGCAGTCATGTACCTTTGGAAGTTGTTATCGAAGTTGCTGCAGACGAAGCTAAACCTCGTGGGTATCTGGATTACGTGCTGATTGACCAGAACTCATCCGAAATCAAAATGGTGATTTCTGACTTCAGTGATAAATCTAGTGCAGAAATCAAACCACTGCTTCAGAAACTCAACATCCGATTGATTGATATGAAGCGGAACTGCCCTATGGATAAACAACATCTGATGCAGGCCTTGGCTGCCTGATGTGTACAGCCGATGTCGGTGACAACCTGAAGCAGGTTGTCACCAATCTTCTCAAAAATAACAAACTAATAATCAGGTACGAATTATGTTCAGGAATACTTGGCGCACAGTGCTCGGTGTTGCCACATTGGCATGCCTGTTGGGTTACGGCACAACTGGTACCGCCAATGCAGAAACATCTACCGCGCTGAAAATCAACGATGGCCCCTGCCTAAAATGCCACAAGCGCAATGGCACAATGCTGGGGGTTCACGGACAGGACAAAATGCACTTCACTTGCAGTACCTGTCACGGTGAACAGGGCGTCCATCCCCGCAAACCCAACGACATCCGAGTCTTTTCTCCAAACCCTGAGATTGCTCCCCAAGATCAGAATAAGACTTGTCTCAGATGTCACCGTCCGGAAAAGCTAGCAGCAGGCGAATGGACCCATAACGTCCATGCCAATAAAGTGAGTTGCGCTGCCTGCCACAAATTGCACCCGGCGGAAGATCCAATGACCAAAATGACCGGTACGCAACATAGTCAGTTGTGCCGTCAATGTCATGCGAAGTAGGGGGTGCGTGATGGATAAATCAAAAAGACAATTTTTACAAGGCAGTGGGGCAGTTATTGCCGGTATCTCTCTGTACATGTTGGCCAATGGCAAAGTGGCTGGTGAACAACAGACTGGTACTATCAAATACGCCATGCTGCATGACGAAAACAAATGTATCGGTTGCAATGCGTGCGCCGATAACTGCCGTAAAGTGAATAAGGTGCCTGAAGGCGTAGCGCGGTTAGAAATCATCCGCACTGGCCCATTTGGTGAATATCCCAATCAGTTCTACCACTTTACCCGTAAATCCTGCGAACAGTGTGAAGATTCACCTTGTGTGCATGTATGCCCAACTGGTGCAGCATTTAAGGATGAGAAAACCGGTATTGTCAGCGTCAACTCCTGGAAGTGTGTGGGTTGTCAATATTGTTTGGCTGCTTGCCCTTACCACATCCGCTTTATCAATCCAGTAACGAAAGCTGCTGATAAGTGTGATTTTTGCCGTGAAACCCAGTTGAAAGAAGGCAAAAAGCCCGCATGTGTGGAAGCTTGCCCGACTAAAGCGCTGGTGTTTGGCGACCTGAATGATCCGAATTCAGAGATTGTTAAAGCACTGGAAGAAAATCCGGTTTATCGCAACAAGAGAGATTTGGGAACTCATCCCAAGTTGTTCCGTATTCAAGCTAAGCAGGGAGGGATAAACGTATGAGCCCTTTCCATTTTGAACACTTGATTTGGCATTGGCCAATCGCTTTTTACCTGTTTTTTGCCGGGGTTTCAGGCGGCGCAATGTTCTTCGCCGTACTGTTGAAAAACTTTACCTTGCGCGGTGAAGCTGCGTACAAGTCTGGATTTGTACAGGCTGCTTGTCTAGTGGCGCCTGTCACTGTGATGGCCGGCTTGGGAATTCTGGTAACCGACCTGACCAAACCACTGCATTTCTGGAAAATCATGGTGTTCTACAACCTGACCTCCGTTATGTCAGTGGGCGTGATCATCCTGTGTATTTACATGGTGTTCATGTTCCTGTGGATTGCGTTGGTGTTCCGTCCAGTGATTGACGACTGGTGCCGTAGCCGTTTCCCTTGGGTGCTTAAACTGAGTGCATTCCTGAGTCGCAGCGAAGCCACCATTACCGGATTATTGGTTATCCTCGCACTGGCGCTGGGGGCATACACAGGCTTCTTGTTGTCAGCCTTGCCTGGTTATCCAATGCTGAAAAACCCGGTATTGCCAATTCTGTTCTTGTTATCAGCACTGTCTTCCGGTGCCGCAGCTTCACTGTTGGGTGGCGTGTTACTGAAAGGCAATCCTGATGGCCGCGAAGTACATATGATCCATAAGATCGAAATCCCGCTGATCATGGTTGAGATGGTTGCCATCTTCACCTTCTTCCTCGGGTTAGTGCTAACGGGTGGTCAGGCCAAAGTGGCCGCTGCCAATGCATTAGGTTTCGGTTTCTGGGGCGTGGTGTTCTGGGTCGGTATCTTGTTGGTTGGCTTATCTGTGCCGCTGGCAATGAATCTGTTCATGACAGCAACCGCTAAGCGTCGTTTTGCCTATGTTGCTGGAACCGCGACTTGTAGTTTGATTGGGGTGATACTGCTGCGTCATTTTATTCTGTACGCAGGTCAGATGACTATCGCCTGATGAATATGTGTGAGCTTAGAGAATAACAATAAAGCTAAAAAGAGCTGCATTCGAGTTTAAGGCAGTTATGTATGCCGTAAAACACGGAGGTCATTGGGCAGGACGCCATTTTGCTCTTTATCCACACATTACCCGAACCTCCACGGGTTTGCCATCTGTTGAGCACGCAGATGGCTTTTTATTGGTTGTTACATGCGCAGAGCACAGCGCAGCCGATTTTCTGCAATTGCTGACGCTACTTACCGAGGCTGCGGACAAAACCTTCACTTCAGTGAGTCCGCTCTCGAAACCCCATCGATATACCAACCACGTGCAAACAGTCATTGCACACATTGAGTGAATGTGGATTTCAACTCCTAGCGTCAACTGATAAATCGACCTTTCCCAGTGGTGACGTCCCAGCATCAATGCATGATGCCATTTTAGCTATTAGTCTGGCCGATTGTTGATCCATTCACTCATCACCACATGGGTTTTGATTTTGCAGATGGCCGGATGAGATTCGATAGCTTCGTGGATTTCGTGTAGTCGTTGCATTGACGGCGTTTTAACGTAAACCAGTAAATCCATTTCGCCAGAAATACCATGACAAGTGACCACTTCAGGTACGGCTTGAAATAAATGGGCAATATCAGCACAGGTACGGTGCTGATGTTGAATTTCAAAATAGGCGCTAACGCCCTCTTTTTGTGACTCACTGAGTAACACTTGATAGCCGCGGATGACACCGTTCTGTTCCAGCTTTTTTAGGCGTTCTGATACGGCACTACGCGACAGGCTGACCTCGTCAGCAATGGCCGATACGCTCTTGCGAGCATTTTGCCGTAATGCAGTGATAATCGCCTGATCAAATTTATCCATGGTGTCTGTCCTGTGAAATTACCGACTATGGTGGCAGATAGCCGTCAGTTCGTCGGCCAATACGGCGGTTATTATGGTGAAATGGCGCAGATTGTCTGCGGCGGAATCGCTATACTGCGGCTATCACATTCGGTGCTAATTTATCAGATGAATCCAACTTCAGGAACCATTGGGCGCTGGCAGGGTGCGGGGTTGATGGCCACCACTCTGCTCGGAACAGGCGTATTTATTTTGCCGCAGATGACCGTCAATATGGCGGGACACGGCGCTATGTTGGCGTGGGCGTTGTTGACGCTGGCAATCATTCCCATCACTGTGGTATTTGCTCAGTTGGGGGCACATTTCCCGCACGCGGCTGGCCCGGCATTTTTTGTGGAAAAAGCCTTTGGACGGGTTGTGGGGCGCGCGGTTGGACTGAGTTTTCTGTTGATTGTGCCTATTGGTGCCCCTGCCGCCATTATGATGACTTTCCAGTTCTTTCAGGCAATGGTGCCTATTAGTGGGTGGGGGCAGCTCGCTTGTGAGCTGATGGTGTTGTTAGTGCTGCTAGGCCTCAACCTGCGTGGCATTCAGGTATCGGCCAAAGCGCAGTTCACCTTGACCTTGTGTATAGTGGCGGTGGTTGTGTTGATGTTCGGCAGCGGTGTCAGTCATGCGGCCCAATATCAGCAGCCGGAAGCTGCACTCAATAGCCACGGAATAATGCAAGCGATGGGCATCGCTTTCTGGAGTTTTCTCGGGGTCGAAGCCATGACCCACCTGACGGCCGATTTCCGTAATCCAAGAACGGATTTTATTCCGGCGATGATGATAGGAACCTTGCTGGTCGGAGCTATCTACCTGGCCTGTACTTGGGTGTTGTTACTGGCACCATCAGCGGCACCGTTAGCGATGATGGGCGCGTTTGACCGCTTGCTTGGCGGTTATGGTACTCAGGTCATCGGTATTCTCGGTATTGCCAGTGGTTTGGCAACAACCAACGTATATGCGGCCAGCGTGGCCCGTTTGCTCAGCAGTTTTAGCGAACAAGGCATTACGCCGCGCTGGTTTGCCCCGCGTAACCAGTATCAGGTGCCGGTGCGCGCTCTGGTAATGATGCTGTCGCTGATGGCGTTAGTATTACTGACCAATTTTTTGACCGATACTCGGTTAGATCAGTTAATTTCTTGGGCAAATGGCGTGTTTGTCGTTATCTACTTGCTGTCGATGTTAGCGGCAATACGGTTGCTGAGTAAGCGCTATCGGCTGTGGGCATGGCTGAGTAGTCTGATGTGCCTACTGCTTGGGGTCGCGTTAGCAACGGCTATGGCCTATGCCATTATTTTGATGCTGGTATTGTTACCTTTACTCTGGTTACAAATGAAGTTGCGGCGGCCACCATTGCCACCGATAACTACTGCTTAAGCTTTGGGGCTGATTTCTTCCCAGCAGTTTAACAACGATGACCTATAGTTAAAGTCGCACTTTTAACTGGGGAAAATCATCATGGGGAATGCCTCTATTATCCAAAAAGTTGAGCAGTTGCCACGGCTACCAAAAGCGCTGAGTGAACTTCTAGAAATCGTCAACAATGATGATGCTGAGCTGGGGCTGCTAGCGGAAAAAATCTCTCATGATGCGCTGATCTGCGCCAAACTGCTGCGCTTGGCTAATTCCGCTCGCTTTGGCCGCAGTCGTGAAATCGGCTCCATTGAGGAAGCTGTGATACGTCTGGGGATCCAACCATTACGGATCTTGGTGACAGCATCGGCCGTCACCTCAGCAATCCCTTCGGTAAATGGTGTTGATTTAGTCAAATTCTGGGGCCGTAGTTTCGAGGTCGCATTCTTTTGCCAGGAGTTGGGGAAACGGGCGTCGTTACGTCATGACACGGCATTCACTTGTGGGTTATTACACAACATTGGTGAATTGTTGTTGGCGCTGACTGAACCCATCAAATGGCGGCAGGTGCAGGCTGCTGTGGCAGAAGGCGCGGAGCAGGCAGAAATCAGCCTGTATCTGTTGGGCTCTGTGCCCGCTGACGTGGCAGCGCAACTGGCCAGTGAATGGCGATTTTCGGATGAACTGGTGACGGGGTTACGTTATCAAGACGATCCGCCATCAGCCAAATCACCGTCCAAACTGGCGCTGGTGTTAGCGCTAGCGAAATACCTGCCATTGCATTGGGATGAGTGCGCCGATGCACAACGAACCAGCTGGTTAGCGCTGCAGACCGAACGCTTTGGATTACGCTTGCAGATGGATGGTCTGGCAAGTCGACTGGAAAAAATGCTAGGGGCTGGTGAAGAAACCGCAAGGCAGCTGCTCTAGTTGTTACTGGCTTAGCGCTAGTGGTTACTCATCGTGGTGCTGGCGCTCAATGGCGCGATTACGCAGTTGGATCAATTCCGAGTGCTTCAAGTACAGTAAATCGGCGCAGCGGCGAATAATCTGGTCTTCGTAACGACACAATTCGCCATCGGTGTAAGCAAGCTGCCACATAGATAAGACTAACTGCTGCTTTTGCTCCAAGGTGAAGTGCTCGTTGATCACCGAGGTGAATTGAAACAGTGAAGTCGCGTCGTTACGGTTACGGCGCGCTTCATCGATTAATTCGCTGGCATCTGTTGTTGCGATGCCCAGGGTTTGCTCTAGCAGATGGGGCAACAGTCGCGCCTCGGCACCATCAAGATGCTCATCGGCATACACAACTTCCAGCAGCATGCAGGCGGCCGCTAGATTGATGCTGTGGGTCTGTTGCTGTGGATCTGGTGTGTCCTGCAACTCTTTAAAAAACTGCTTTAGTTTGGCTATCATTCTGTCATTTCCTTACTGCAATGCTCAAACGTTAGAATGACCTGCGTTGCCTGAGTTCCCGGACATAGTGTTTTACAGGAGGGCTCCGAGTCCTTGCGTCAGCAATGATGCGGT from Shewanella dokdonensis includes:
- a CDS encoding 4Fe-4S dicluster domain-containing protein; this encodes MDKSKRQFLQGSGAVIAGISLYMLANGKVAGEQQTGTIKYAMLHDENKCIGCNACADNCRKVNKVPEGVARLEIIRTGPFGEYPNQFYHFTRKSCEQCEDSPCVHVCPTGAAFKDEKTGIVSVNSWKCVGCQYCLAACPYHIRFINPVTKAADKCDFCRETQLKEGKKPACVEACPTKALVFGDLNDPNSEIVKALEENPVYRNKRDLGTHPKLFRIQAKQGGINV
- a CDS encoding HDOD domain-containing protein, whose translation is MGNASIIQKVEQLPRLPKALSELLEIVNNDDAELGLLAEKISHDALICAKLLRLANSARFGRSREIGSIEEAVIRLGIQPLRILVTASAVTSAIPSVNGVDLVKFWGRSFEVAFFCQELGKRASLRHDTAFTCGLLHNIGELLLALTEPIKWRQVQAAVAEGAEQAEISLYLLGSVPADVAAQLASEWRFSDELVTGLRYQDDPPSAKSPSKLALVLALAKYLPLHWDECADAQRTSWLALQTERFGLRLQMDGLASRLEKMLGAGEETARQLL
- a CDS encoding Lrp/AsnC family transcriptional regulator, which codes for MDKFDQAIITALRQNARKSVSAIADEVSLSRSAVSERLKKLEQNGVIRGYQVLLSESQKEGVSAYFEIQHQHRTCADIAHLFQAVPEVVTCHGISGEMDLLVYVKTPSMQRLHEIHEAIESHPAICKIKTHVVMSEWINNRPD
- a CDS encoding TerB family tellurite resistance protein, which translates into the protein MIAKLKQFFKELQDTPDPQQQTHSINLAAACMLLEVVYADEHLDGAEARLLPHLLEQTLGIATTDASELIDEARRNRNDATSLFQFTSVINEHFTLEQKQQLVLSMWQLAYTDGELCRYEDQIIRRCADLLYLKHSELIQLRNRAIERQHHDE
- a CDS encoding LysR family transcriptional regulator, which gives rise to MKHIDFEKLDMLSLMIIVGLCENKSATHVSKILNVPQSKISRCLRNIRTIFGNELFYRKKYGLIPNEYAKQIYPIAKEIVDHAHSFNNLATNKQNNERWFEVAVPDLVTYLYPKALMQSIRIEDKQLHLNIVPWNNNTLQGIMDGEITMGVCCDSLKDSMKLLENEYEIEPVKPLTDLYLICSNTHPLLQQEITLESIAKYPYVKTDQGCNPSATCPFEDWCHRNDIALNIEINISSTSSLFTYLQESLAVCLVPYKAIYDTIPDVPFLHACKLSETEVSRISTVSQPKTVKMVVPTDHDDAELNWLKQKVREVTESLL
- the yjeH gene encoding L-methionine/branched-chain amino acid transporter, with product MNPTSGTIGRWQGAGLMATTLLGTGVFILPQMTVNMAGHGAMLAWALLTLAIIPITVVFAQLGAHFPHAAGPAFFVEKAFGRVVGRAVGLSFLLIVPIGAPAAIMMTFQFFQAMVPISGWGQLACELMVLLVLLGLNLRGIQVSAKAQFTLTLCIVAVVVLMFGSGVSHAAQYQQPEAALNSHGIMQAMGIAFWSFLGVEAMTHLTADFRNPRTDFIPAMMIGTLLVGAIYLACTWVLLLAPSAAPLAMMGAFDRLLGGYGTQVIGILGIASGLATTNVYAASVARLLSSFSEQGITPRWFAPRNQYQVPVRALVMMLSLMALVLLTNFLTDTRLDQLISWANGVFVVIYLLSMLAAIRLLSKRYRLWAWLSSLMCLLLGVALATAMAYAIILMLVLLPLLWLQMKLRRPPLPPITTA
- the nrfD gene encoding NrfD/PsrC family molybdoenzyme membrane anchor subunit, yielding MSPFHFEHLIWHWPIAFYLFFAGVSGGAMFFAVLLKNFTLRGEAAYKSGFVQAACLVAPVTVMAGLGILVTDLTKPLHFWKIMVFYNLTSVMSVGVIILCIYMVFMFLWIALVFRPVIDDWCRSRFPWVLKLSAFLSRSEATITGLLVILALALGAYTGFLLSALPGYPMLKNPVLPILFLLSALSSGAAASLLGGVLLKGNPDGREVHMIHKIEIPLIMVEMVAIFTFFLGLVLTGGQAKVAAANALGFGFWGVVFWVGILLVGLSVPLAMNLFMTATAKRRFAYVAGTATCSLIGVILLRHFILYAGQMTIA
- a CDS encoding nitrite reductase — encoded protein: MFRNTWRTVLGVATLACLLGYGTTGTANAETSTALKINDGPCLKCHKRNGTMLGVHGQDKMHFTCSTCHGEQGVHPRKPNDIRVFSPNPEIAPQDQNKTCLRCHRPEKLAAGEWTHNVHANKVSCAACHKLHPAEDPMTKMTGTQHSQLCRQCHAK